One stretch of Mus pahari chromosome 15, PAHARI_EIJ_v1.1, whole genome shotgun sequence DNA includes these proteins:
- the Sall3 gene encoding sal-like protein 3 isoform X2: MSRRKQAKPQHLKSDEELPPQDGASEHGVPGDGAEDADSGSESRSGSEETSVCEKCCAEFFKWADFLQHKKTCTKNPLVLIVHDDEPAPPSEDFPEPSPASSPSDRTESEVAEEVAPTEGSEVKAAAKEAEPMDVEVSADKGPPGPSVPPPPPALPPQPEPAAFSMPSTNVTLETLLSTKVAVAQFSQGARAGSTTGAGGSVGAVAIPMILEQLVALQQQQIHQLQLIEQIRSQVALMSRQPGPPLKPSASAPGPTSVQLQGLTPHAALQLSAGPATASAGSGSTLPAAFDAPQHLSQPASGTSTPCSTSAGPTDSGAHPACSTGPAPGPVAAASSTVGNTVQPQNASTPPALGPGPLLSSASNLPNPLLPQTSSSSVIFPNPLVSIAATANALDPLSALMKHRKGKPPNVSVFEPKASAEDPFFKHKCRFCAKVFGSDSALQIHLRSHTGERPFKCNICGNRFSTKGNLKVHFQRHKEKYPHIQMNPYPVPEYLDNVPTCSGIPYGMSLPPEKPVTTWLDSKPVLPTVPTSVGLQLPPTVPGTHNYTDSPSITPVSRSPQRPSPASSECTSLSPGLNNTESGITVRPESPQPLLGGPSLTKAEPVSLPCTSTRTGDAPVVGGQVSGLPTSAATAVTDSACTSLGSPGLPAVSDQFMAQFPFGGLLDSMQTSETSKLQQLVENIDKKMTDPNQCVICHRVLSCQSALKMHYRTHTGERPFKCKICGRAFTTKGNLKTHFGVHRAKPPLRVQHSCPICQKKFTNAVVLQQHIRMHMGGQIPNTPLPEGLQEAMDADLPFDEKNAETLSSFDDDVDENSMEEDSELKDTASDSSKPLLSYSGSCPPSPPSVISSIAALENQMKMIDSVMNCQQLANLKSVENGSGESDRLSNDSSSAVGDLESRSAGSPALSESSSSQALSPAHSNGESFRSKSPGLGHQEEPQEIPLKTERLDSPPPGPGNGGALDLTAGHPGRPLIKEETPFSLLFLSRERGPSHSTPSLASSPAPTMIKMEVNGHSKAIALGEGPALPAGVQVPTGPQTVMSPGLAPMLAPPPRRTPKQHNCQSCGKTFSSASALQIHERTHTGEKPFGCTICGRAFTTKGNLKVHMGTHMWNNAPARRGRRLSVENPMALLGGDALKFSEMFQKDLAARAMNVDPSFWNQYAAAITNGLAMKNNEISVIQNGGIPQLPVSLGGGAIPPLGAMAGGVDKARTGSSPPIVSLDKASSETGASRPFTRFIEDNKEIGIN, translated from the exons GCGTCCCGGGGGACGGTGCGGAGGACGCAGACAGCGGCAGTGAGAGCAGGAGCGGCAGCGAGGAAACCAGCGTGTGTGAGAAGTGCTGTGCGGAGTTCTTCAAGTGGGCGGACTTCCTGCAGCACAAGAAGACCTGCACCAAGAACCCACTGGTGCTGATCGTGCATGACGATGAGCCGGCGCCGCCCTCCGAGGactttccagaaccttctcccGCCAGCTCGCCCAGTGACCGCACTGAGAGTGAGGTGGCTGAGGAGGTGGCACCCACGGAGGGCAGCGAGGTGAAGGCTGCTGCAAAGGAGGCGGAGCCCATGGATGTGGAGGTATCTGCGGACAAGGGCCCTCCAGGCCCAAGTGTGCCCCCACCGCCGCCTGCACTGCCGCCACAGCCAGAGCCTGCGGCCTTCAGCATGCCTAGTACCAATGTGACCCTGGAGACGCTGCTCAGCACTAAGGTGGCCGTAGCACAGTTCTCACAGGGTGCACGTGCGGGCAGCACCACAGGCGCTGGTGGCAGCGTGGGTGCGGTGGCCATCCCCATGATCCTGGAGCAGCTGGTggcactgcagcagcagcagatccACCAGCTCCAGCTCATCGAGCAGATCCGCAGCCAGGTGGCCCTGATGAGCAGGCAGCCTGGGCCACCACTGAAGCCCTCAGCCAGTGCCCCTGGACCAACCTCAGTACAGCTTCAGGGCCTGACTCCGCATGCGGCCCTCCAGCTTTCTGCAggacctgccactgcctctgctgGCTCGGGCTCCACCCTGCCGGCAGCCTTCGATGCCCCCCAGCACCTGTCACAGCCTGCATCCGGCACAAGCACTCCCTGCAGCACCAGTGCTGGCCCCACTGATTCTGGGGCACACCCAGCCTGTAGCACTGGCCCGGCTCCAGGACCGGTGGCCGCTGCGTCCAGTACTGTAGGCAACACGGTGCAGCCCCAAAATGCATCCACGCCCCCTGCCCTGGGTCCTGGACCCCTCCTCAGCTCAGCCTCCAATCTGCCAAACCCTCTGCTACCTcagacttcatccagcagtgtCATCTTCCCCAACCCGCTGGTTAGCATCGCTGCCACAGCCAATGCGCTGGACCCCCTGTCGGCTCTTATGAAGCACCGCAAGGGCAAGCCCCCTAATGTTTCAGTGTTCGAGCCCAAGGCCAGTGCTGAGGACCCTTTCTTTAAGCACAAGTGCAGGTTCTGTGCCAAGGTCTTCGGCAGTGACAGTGCGTTGCAGATCCACCTGCGATCCCACACAGGGGAGCGGCCCTTCAAATGTAACATCTGCGGGAACCGCTTTTCCACCAAGGGCAACCTGAAAGTCCACTTTCAGAGGCACAAGGAGAAGTACCCCCACATCCAGATGAACCCCTACCCTGTCCCAGAATACCTCGACAACGTGCCCACCTGCTCTGGGATCCCCTATGGCATGTCCCTGCCCCCAGAAAAGCCGGTGACCACCTGGCTGGATAGCAAGCCAGTGCTGCCCACTGTACCAACATCAGTAGGGCTTCAGCTGCCCCCCACCGTCCCTGGCACCCACAACTACACTGACTCCCCTAGCATCACTCCGGTCAGCCGGTCCCCACAGAGGCCCTCTCCAGCATCCAGTGAATGCACCTCTCTGTCCCCAGGCCTCAACAATACTGAGTCCGGTATCACAGTGAGGCCTGAGTCACCCCAGCCACTCCTGGGTGGGCCTTCGCTTACAAAAGCTGAGCCAGTCAGCCTGCCTTGCACAAGTACAAGGACAGGAGATGCACCTGTGGTGGGTGGGCAGGTCAGCGGGTTGCCCACTTCAGCTGCCACCGCTGTCACAGACAGCGCCTGCACAAGTCTCGGGAGCCCCGGTCTTCCAGCCGTCTCCGACCAATTCATGGCCCAGTTTCCTTTCGGCGGGCTGCTTGACTCTATGCAAACGTCAGAGACCTCGAAACTGCAGCAGCTGGTGGAGAACATCGATAAGAAGATGACTGACCCGAACCAGTGTGTCATCTGTCACCGCGTGCTTAGCTGCCAGAGCGCACTGAAGATGCACTACAGGACACACACAGGGGAAAGGCCCTTCAAGTGTAAGATCTGTGGCCGCGCCTTCACCACCAAAGGCAACCTGAAGACGCACTTCGGGGTGCACCGCGCCAAGCCCCCGCTCCGCGTGCAGCACTCCTGCCCCATCTGCCAGAAGAAGTTCACGAATGCCGTCGTGCTGCAGCAGCACATCCGCATGCACATGGGGGGACAGATCCCAAACACGCCACTGCCTGAGGGCCTGCAGGAGGCCATGGACGCCGACCTGCCCTTTGATGAAAAGAACGCAGAGACCCTCAGCAGCTTTGATGATGATGTCGACGAGAACTCCATGGAGGAGGACTCTGAGCTGAAGGACACGGCCAGCGACTCGTCTAAACCACTTCTGTCTTACTCGGGCTCCTGTCCGCCCTCGCCCCCGTCGGTCATCTCCAGCATCGCCGCCCTCGAGAACCAGATGAAAATGATTGACTCGGTTATGAACTGTCAGCAACTGGCCAACTTGAAGTCGGTGGAAAATGGGTCTGGGGAAAGCGATCGCTTGAGCAACGACTCCTCCTCTGCGGTGGGCGACCTGGAGAGCCGCAGTGCAGGCAGCCCCGCCCTATCGgagtcctcctcctcccaggctcTGTCCCCTGCTCACAGTAATGGTGAGAGCTTCCGGTCCAAGTCGCCAGGCCTTGGCCACCAGGAAGAGCCGCAGGAGATCCCACTGAAGACTGAAAGGCTGGACAGCCCACCCCCTGGCCCAGGAAATGGAGGTGCCCTGGACCTGACAGCGGGCCACCCTGGTCGGCCACTCATCAAGGAGGAGACCCCTTTCAGCCTGCTGTTCCTGAGCAGAGAGCGGG GTCCCAGCCACAGCACGCCTAGCCTGGCCTCCAGCCCCGCGCCCACCATGATCAAAATGGAAGTGAACGGCCACAGCAAGGCTATCGCACTGGGTGAGGGTCCAGCGCTACCAGCCGGGGTCCAGGTCCCTACTGGGCCCCAGACAGTGATGAGCCCTGGCCTGGCACCCATGCTGGCACCCCCACCACGCCGGACACCCAAGCAGCACAACTGTCAGTCATGTGGGAAGACCTTCTCCTCAGCCAGTGCCCTGCAGATCCATGAGCGCACCCACACCGGGGAGAAGCCCTTTGGCTGCACCATCTGCGGCAGGGCCTTCACCACCAAGGGCAATCTCAAG GTACACATGGGCACCCACATGTGGAACAATGCACCCGCGAGGCGTGGCCGCCGCCTGTCTGTGGAGAACCCCATGGCTCTGCTCGGCGGTGACGCTCTCAAGTTCTCTGAGATGTTCCAGAAGGACCTGGCAGCTCGAGCGATGAATGTGGACCCCAGCTTTTGGAACCAGTACGCTGCCGCCATCACCAACGGGCTGGCCATGAAGAACAATGAGATCTCTGTCATCCAGAACGGAGGCATCCCTCAGCTCCCAGTAAGTCTAGGCGGAGGTGCCATCCCGCCTTTGGGTGCCATGGCCGGTGGGGTGGACAAGGCACGCACTGGCAGTAGTCCGCCCATTGTCAGCTTGGACAAAGCAAGCTCAGAGACGGGAGCCAGCCGGCCATTCACAAGGTTCATTGAGGATAACAAGGAGATTGGGATCAATTAG
- the Sall3 gene encoding sal-like protein 3 isoform X1, whose product MSRRKQAKPQHLKSDEELPPQDGASEHGVPGDGAEDADSGSESRSGSEETSVCEKCCAEFFKWADFLQHKKTCTKNPLVLIVHDDEPAPPSEDFPEPSPASSPSDRTESEVAEEVAPTEGSEVKAAAKEAEPMDVEVSADKGPPGPSVPPPPPALPPQPEPAAFSMPSTNVTLETLLSTKVAVAQFSQGARAGSTTGAGGSVGAVAIPMILEQLVALQQQQIHQLQLIEQIRSQVALMSRQPGPPLKPSASAPGPTSVQLQGLTPHAALQLSAGPATASAGSGSTLPAAFDAPQHLSQPASGTSTPCSTSAGPTDSGAHPACSTGPAPGPVAAASSTVGNTVQPQNASTPPALGPGPLLSSASNLPNPLLPQTSSSSVIFPNPLVSIAATANALDPLSALMKHRKGKPPNVSVFEPKASAEDPFFKHKCRFCAKVFGSDSALQIHLRSHTGERPFKCNICGNRFSTKGNLKVHFQRHKEKYPHIQMNPYPVPEYLDNVPTCSGIPYGMSLPPEKPVTTWLDSKPVLPTVPTSVGLQLPPTVPGTHNYTDSPSITPVSRSPQRPSPASSECTSLSPGLNNTESGITVRPESPQPLLGGPSLTKAEPVSLPCTSTRTGDAPVVGGQVSGLPTSAATAVTDSACTSLGSPGLPAVSDQFMAQFPFGGLLDSMQTSETSKLQQLVENIDKKMTDPNQCVICHRVLSCQSALKMHYRTHTGERPFKCKICGRAFTTKGNLKTHFGVHRAKPPLRVQHSCPICQKKFTNAVVLQQHIRMHMGGQIPNTPLPEGLQEAMDADLPFDEKNAETLSSFDDDVDENSMEEDSELKDTASDSSKPLLSYSGSCPPSPPSVISSIAALENQMKMIDSVMNCQQLANLKSVENGSGESDRLSNDSSSAVGDLESRSAGSPALSESSSSQALSPAHSNGESFRSKSPGLGHQEEPQEIPLKTERLDSPPPGPGNGGALDLTAGHPGRPLIKEETPFSLLFLSRERGKCASTVCGVCGKPFACKSALEIHYRSHTKERPFVCTVCRRGCSTMGNLKQHLLTHKLKELPSQVFDPNFTLGPSHSTPSLASSPAPTMIKMEVNGHSKAIALGEGPALPAGVQVPTGPQTVMSPGLAPMLAPPPRRTPKQHNCQSCGKTFSSASALQIHERTHTGEKPFGCTICGRAFTTKGNLKVHMGTHMWNNAPARRGRRLSVENPMALLGGDALKFSEMFQKDLAARAMNVDPSFWNQYAAAITNGLAMKNNEISVIQNGGIPQLPVSLGGGAIPPLGAMAGGVDKARTGSSPPIVSLDKASSETGASRPFTRFIEDNKEIGIN is encoded by the exons GCGTCCCGGGGGACGGTGCGGAGGACGCAGACAGCGGCAGTGAGAGCAGGAGCGGCAGCGAGGAAACCAGCGTGTGTGAGAAGTGCTGTGCGGAGTTCTTCAAGTGGGCGGACTTCCTGCAGCACAAGAAGACCTGCACCAAGAACCCACTGGTGCTGATCGTGCATGACGATGAGCCGGCGCCGCCCTCCGAGGactttccagaaccttctcccGCCAGCTCGCCCAGTGACCGCACTGAGAGTGAGGTGGCTGAGGAGGTGGCACCCACGGAGGGCAGCGAGGTGAAGGCTGCTGCAAAGGAGGCGGAGCCCATGGATGTGGAGGTATCTGCGGACAAGGGCCCTCCAGGCCCAAGTGTGCCCCCACCGCCGCCTGCACTGCCGCCACAGCCAGAGCCTGCGGCCTTCAGCATGCCTAGTACCAATGTGACCCTGGAGACGCTGCTCAGCACTAAGGTGGCCGTAGCACAGTTCTCACAGGGTGCACGTGCGGGCAGCACCACAGGCGCTGGTGGCAGCGTGGGTGCGGTGGCCATCCCCATGATCCTGGAGCAGCTGGTggcactgcagcagcagcagatccACCAGCTCCAGCTCATCGAGCAGATCCGCAGCCAGGTGGCCCTGATGAGCAGGCAGCCTGGGCCACCACTGAAGCCCTCAGCCAGTGCCCCTGGACCAACCTCAGTACAGCTTCAGGGCCTGACTCCGCATGCGGCCCTCCAGCTTTCTGCAggacctgccactgcctctgctgGCTCGGGCTCCACCCTGCCGGCAGCCTTCGATGCCCCCCAGCACCTGTCACAGCCTGCATCCGGCACAAGCACTCCCTGCAGCACCAGTGCTGGCCCCACTGATTCTGGGGCACACCCAGCCTGTAGCACTGGCCCGGCTCCAGGACCGGTGGCCGCTGCGTCCAGTACTGTAGGCAACACGGTGCAGCCCCAAAATGCATCCACGCCCCCTGCCCTGGGTCCTGGACCCCTCCTCAGCTCAGCCTCCAATCTGCCAAACCCTCTGCTACCTcagacttcatccagcagtgtCATCTTCCCCAACCCGCTGGTTAGCATCGCTGCCACAGCCAATGCGCTGGACCCCCTGTCGGCTCTTATGAAGCACCGCAAGGGCAAGCCCCCTAATGTTTCAGTGTTCGAGCCCAAGGCCAGTGCTGAGGACCCTTTCTTTAAGCACAAGTGCAGGTTCTGTGCCAAGGTCTTCGGCAGTGACAGTGCGTTGCAGATCCACCTGCGATCCCACACAGGGGAGCGGCCCTTCAAATGTAACATCTGCGGGAACCGCTTTTCCACCAAGGGCAACCTGAAAGTCCACTTTCAGAGGCACAAGGAGAAGTACCCCCACATCCAGATGAACCCCTACCCTGTCCCAGAATACCTCGACAACGTGCCCACCTGCTCTGGGATCCCCTATGGCATGTCCCTGCCCCCAGAAAAGCCGGTGACCACCTGGCTGGATAGCAAGCCAGTGCTGCCCACTGTACCAACATCAGTAGGGCTTCAGCTGCCCCCCACCGTCCCTGGCACCCACAACTACACTGACTCCCCTAGCATCACTCCGGTCAGCCGGTCCCCACAGAGGCCCTCTCCAGCATCCAGTGAATGCACCTCTCTGTCCCCAGGCCTCAACAATACTGAGTCCGGTATCACAGTGAGGCCTGAGTCACCCCAGCCACTCCTGGGTGGGCCTTCGCTTACAAAAGCTGAGCCAGTCAGCCTGCCTTGCACAAGTACAAGGACAGGAGATGCACCTGTGGTGGGTGGGCAGGTCAGCGGGTTGCCCACTTCAGCTGCCACCGCTGTCACAGACAGCGCCTGCACAAGTCTCGGGAGCCCCGGTCTTCCAGCCGTCTCCGACCAATTCATGGCCCAGTTTCCTTTCGGCGGGCTGCTTGACTCTATGCAAACGTCAGAGACCTCGAAACTGCAGCAGCTGGTGGAGAACATCGATAAGAAGATGACTGACCCGAACCAGTGTGTCATCTGTCACCGCGTGCTTAGCTGCCAGAGCGCACTGAAGATGCACTACAGGACACACACAGGGGAAAGGCCCTTCAAGTGTAAGATCTGTGGCCGCGCCTTCACCACCAAAGGCAACCTGAAGACGCACTTCGGGGTGCACCGCGCCAAGCCCCCGCTCCGCGTGCAGCACTCCTGCCCCATCTGCCAGAAGAAGTTCACGAATGCCGTCGTGCTGCAGCAGCACATCCGCATGCACATGGGGGGACAGATCCCAAACACGCCACTGCCTGAGGGCCTGCAGGAGGCCATGGACGCCGACCTGCCCTTTGATGAAAAGAACGCAGAGACCCTCAGCAGCTTTGATGATGATGTCGACGAGAACTCCATGGAGGAGGACTCTGAGCTGAAGGACACGGCCAGCGACTCGTCTAAACCACTTCTGTCTTACTCGGGCTCCTGTCCGCCCTCGCCCCCGTCGGTCATCTCCAGCATCGCCGCCCTCGAGAACCAGATGAAAATGATTGACTCGGTTATGAACTGTCAGCAACTGGCCAACTTGAAGTCGGTGGAAAATGGGTCTGGGGAAAGCGATCGCTTGAGCAACGACTCCTCCTCTGCGGTGGGCGACCTGGAGAGCCGCAGTGCAGGCAGCCCCGCCCTATCGgagtcctcctcctcccaggctcTGTCCCCTGCTCACAGTAATGGTGAGAGCTTCCGGTCCAAGTCGCCAGGCCTTGGCCACCAGGAAGAGCCGCAGGAGATCCCACTGAAGACTGAAAGGCTGGACAGCCCACCCCCTGGCCCAGGAAATGGAGGTGCCCTGGACCTGACAGCGGGCCACCCTGGTCGGCCACTCATCAAGGAGGAGACCCCTTTCAGCCTGCTGTTCCTGAGCAGAGAGCGGGGTAAGTGTGCGAGcactgtgtgtggtgtctgtggcaAGCCCTTTGCTTGCAAAAGTGCATTGGAAATCCACTACCGCAGCCATACCAAGGAGAGGCCGTTTGTCTGCACGGTCTGCAGGCGAGGCTGCTCCACTATGGGTAACTTAAAGCAGCACTTACTGACACACAAGTTGAAAGAGCTGCCTTCTCAGGTGTTTGACCCCAACTTTACTCTAGGTCCCAGCCACAGCACGCCTAGCCTGGCCTCCAGCCCCGCGCCCACCATGATCAAAATGGAAGTGAACGGCCACAGCAAGGCTATCGCACTGGGTGAGGGTCCAGCGCTACCAGCCGGGGTCCAGGTCCCTACTGGGCCCCAGACAGTGATGAGCCCTGGCCTGGCACCCATGCTGGCACCCCCACCACGCCGGACACCCAAGCAGCACAACTGTCAGTCATGTGGGAAGACCTTCTCCTCAGCCAGTGCCCTGCAGATCCATGAGCGCACCCACACCGGGGAGAAGCCCTTTGGCTGCACCATCTGCGGCAGGGCCTTCACCACCAAGGGCAATCTCAAG GTACACATGGGCACCCACATGTGGAACAATGCACCCGCGAGGCGTGGCCGCCGCCTGTCTGTGGAGAACCCCATGGCTCTGCTCGGCGGTGACGCTCTCAAGTTCTCTGAGATGTTCCAGAAGGACCTGGCAGCTCGAGCGATGAATGTGGACCCCAGCTTTTGGAACCAGTACGCTGCCGCCATCACCAACGGGCTGGCCATGAAGAACAATGAGATCTCTGTCATCCAGAACGGAGGCATCCCTCAGCTCCCAGTAAGTCTAGGCGGAGGTGCCATCCCGCCTTTGGGTGCCATGGCCGGTGGGGTGGACAAGGCACGCACTGGCAGTAGTCCGCCCATTGTCAGCTTGGACAAAGCAAGCTCAGAGACGGGAGCCAGCCGGCCATTCACAAGGTTCATTGAGGATAACAAGGAGATTGGGATCAATTAG